Proteins found in one Ptychodera flava strain L36383 chromosome 16, AS_Pfla_20210202, whole genome shotgun sequence genomic segment:
- the LOC139114653 gene encoding uncharacterized abhydrolase domain-containing protein DDB_G0269086-like isoform X7: MNCHHCGKRVYEMEKLVADKLIFHKPCFRCTECKMTLRVGSYSAINGKIYCKPHFTQLFKLKGNYKDGFESKGSAAKPAKMDKDITPTDSSEDFTMEQNYSGPNEEQENDRDAVNVYVGLKGVKDKFEHGEVNSVVTQEYKQEEQIGEESGQVAENEPILRTDVVRATEEKEEPRSLYAGLKSARERFELGSPESNEVSKSYDYQVEVKQLAMHTNHEEEATTEQFAENEPEVRHDVVRESDEPISAPVPTFGGLKSLKDRFEKGMVKEVETKPKQIVIPRYEKEEDDGGDEVDDNEEERRKEMVEQKRPKLTYGGAKSLTAKWESGQVHNVEVKEKTKVEIPARSEDEEERDTSGVSENNPTPRDDVVRESDYREEVFTTSAKKLRNMWEKGEVKTAEKTVKKIEIPVRSLEDHDDENDNPQVSENQPVRRDDVVREDDDDQENRIVFASARSLRDRWEKGEVETAARIEKQKVEIPARSGDEDEEDTSGHVSENEPVQRDDVVRESDVYNGDIFSSSARSIRDKWEKGEVETVARIEKQKVEIPARSGDEEEDESGHVSENEPVQRDDVVRESDSFDSDIFSSSARNLRDKWEKGEVETAAVIKKEKVDVPRSQSGESDEFRDRQVYENEPEQREDVVRESDRYEASTFSTSARTLKDQWETGNVSHAEFKSEKVETSPKSLEDFEGYEARYSSENEPETRSDAVRETDTTEDIKLSVSASAMKSKWEVGDVAHAEFKSEKVELTPKSFIHGDYDEGDQENTRGENASDLAAELFASEDKESDSPQSPEFNVSKDADDFENFYQNTSYHRKSDTEDSSPVYENVEKETLLYENIDVGKSSPEDESASDQKSGSPDKLIDWSTDDFGEKQHQIEDDEDNFAVRHNHTVPTENLLDF, from the exons ACATCACACCAACAGACTCATCAGAAGATTTTACAATGGAACAAAATTATTCAGGACCTAATgaagaacaagaaaatgatagagaCGCCGTTAATGTATACGTCGGGTTGAAAGGCGTCAaagataaatttgaacatggagAAGTCAACAGTGTAGTTACTCAAGAATATAAACAAGAAGAACAAATCGGTGAAGAATCGGGTCAAGTCGCCGAAAATGAACCAATTCTTCGTACCGATGTTGTCAGGGCTACTGAAGAAAAAGAGGAGCCCAGATCATTATATGCCGGTCTGAAATCTGCCAGAGAGAGATTTGAATTAGGATCTCCAGAAAGCAATGAAGTATCCAAGTCTTATGATTATCAAGTTGAAGTTAAACAGCTAGCGATGCATACTAATCACGAAGAAGAAGCCACCACAGAACAATTTGCAGAAAATGAACCAGAAGTACGACATGATGTAGTGCGCGAGTCGGACGAACCAATATCTGCCCCCGTGCCAACCTTTGGTGGGCTGAAGTCACTGAAGGACCGATTTGAAAAAGGAATGGTGAAGGAAGTCGAGACGAAACCAAAACAGATTGTGATTCCCCGATATGAGAAGGAAGAAGATGATGGCGGGGATGAAGTTGATGACAACGAGGAGGAGAGGAGGAAGGAGATGGTTGAACAAAAGAGACCCAAGTTGACCTACGGGGGAGCAAAGTCACTGACTGCCAAGTGGGAAAGTGGTCAGGTGCATAATGTAGAGGTGAAAGAGAAAACCAAAGTGGAAATACCTGCAAGATCTGAAGACGAAGAAGAGAGGGATACCAGTGGAGTCAGCGAAAACAACCCTACTCCCAGGGATGATGTTGTACGGGAGTCTGATTACAGAGAGGAAGTTTTCACGACCAGCGCCAAAAAGCTGAGAAATATGTGGGAGAAAGGTGAGGTGAAAACTGCTGAAAAGACTGTGAAAAAGATTGAGATACCAGTCAGGTCTCTCGAAGATCACGATGACGAAAACGACAACCCCCAGGTGTCAGAAAATCAACCTGTGCGACGAGACGACGTAGTCAGAGAGGATGACGACGATCAAGAAAACAGGATAGTATTTGCCAGCGCAAGATCTTTGAGGGATCGTTGGGAGAAGGGAGAGGTTGAGACCGCTGCtagaattgaaaaacaaaaagttgAAATTCCTGCCAGGAGCGGAGATGAGGACGAGGAAGATACGAGTGGCCATGTTTCCGAGAATGAACCAGTGCAACGGGATGACGTGGTCAGAGAATCAGATGTGTACAATGGGGACATTTTCAGTAGTAGTGCCAGAAGCATAAGAGATAAATGGGAGAAGGGAGAGGTTGAAACTGTCGCcagaattgaaaaacaaaaagttgAAATTCCCGCCAGGAGTGGGGATGAAGAAGAAGACGAGAGTGGACATGTGTCTGAGAATGAACCAGTACAACGAGATGACGTCGTCAGAGAGTCTGACTCATTTGATAGTGACATTTTCAGTAGTAGCGCCCGCAATCTAAGAGATAAATGGGAAAAGGGAGAGGTTGAAACTGCCGCTGTCATCAAGAAGGAAAAGGTAGATGTGCCTCGAAGTCAGAGCGGCGAGTCCGATGAATTCAGGGACAGACAAGTTTATGAAAATGAGCCAGAACAACGGGAAGATGTGGTCAGAGAATCGGATCGTTACGAAGCCAGCACGTTTTCAACGAGTGCCAGAACGCTAAAAGACCAATGGGAAACTGGAAATGTGAGTCATGCAGAGTTCAAGTCTGAGAAAGTGGAAACAAGTCCCAAGTCTCTTGaagattttgaagggtatgAAGCGAGATATTCAAGTGAAAACGAGCCAGAAACAAGATCGGATGCGGTGCGGGAGACGGACACAACAGAAGATATCAAATTGTCAGTTAGTGCGAGTGCCATGAAGAGCAAGTGGGAGGTTGGTGACGTCGCTCACGCTGAATTCAAATCAGAAAAGGTAGAGCTCACACCAAAATCATTTATACATGGTGATTATGATGAAGGTGACCAGGAGAACACTCGTGGAGAAAATGCTAGCGATCTAGCAGCAGAGCTGTTTGCCAGTGAAGACAAAGAAAGTGACTCCCCGCAATCACCAGAGTTCAATGTCAGTAAAGACGCCGATGACTTTGAGAATTTCTATCAGAACACTTCATATCATCGCAAATCGGACACTGAGGACAGCTCCCCTGTGTATGAAAATGTTGAGAAGGAGACCCTcttgtatgaaaatattgatgttgGCAAATCTTCACCTGAAGATGAATCTGCATCTGATCAGAAGTCTGGTTCACCAGATAAGTTGATTGATTGGTCCACTGATGACTTTGGTGAGAAACAGCATCAGATTGAGGATGATGAGGATAACTTTGCAGTGAGACACAACCACACAGTACCAACTGAAAATTTACTG GACTTTTAA